Genomic window (Escherichia fergusonii ATCC 35469):
ATCACCCGGTCTGCCAGATGTTGGATTTCATCCAGAGAATGGCTGACATAAAGCATGGGGATATTGATTTCCCGGGTCAGACGTTGCAGATAAGGCAACAGTTCTCGTTTACGCGGAATATCCAGTGACGCCAACGGCTCATCCAGCAGCAACAATTCCGGTGCTGTCAGGAGCGCCCGACCTATCGCCACCCGTTGTTTTTCACCACCTGAAAGACTTCCTGGCAGGCGATCAAGCAATGCTTCTATCCCTAACAATGCCACCAGCTTATCAAACTGACTGACCATGTTTTTCGCCATACCATAACGCAAGTTACCACGCACTTTGTAATGCGGGAACAGTCGCGCATCCTGGAAAACATAGCCCACCCGGCGCTGTTCCGGCGTCAAACAAATGCCTTTTTCGCAATCATTTAACACCCGACCATTGAGGACAATACGCCCTTGTTGCGGACGCGTCAGGCCACTTATCGCATTAATTAATGAGGTTTTCCCTGCCCCGGAGACACCAAATATCGCCGTGATCCCGGTTGCTGGTAACGTTTCGTTTACGCTCAGGCAGTGATTTCCCAGCGTCTGGGAGAAATTCAATTCCAGCATGATTATCTCCCCGTCCGTGCGCGACTGACCCGGGCCAGCCATTCAGAAATAAGCAGGGAGATCATTGCCAGTGCAATGGAGAGAAGACAAAGCCTTGCGGCTCCTGTTTCACCACCAGGCGTCTGAATCAAGGTATACATTGCTGAAGGAATGGTGCGCGTTTCACCAGGAATATTGGAAACGAAGGTAATGGTCGCGCCAAATTCACCAAGCGAACGGGCAAAAGCCAACACCGTACCGACAATAATGCCAGGTAAGGTCAGCGGTAAGGTAATGGTGAAGAAGACGCGCCAACGTCCGGCCCCCAGTGTTCTGGCCGCCTGCTCCAGTTTGATATCCACACTTTCCAGGGCCAGACGAATTGCCCGCACCATCAGGGGAAAGGACATCACCGCAGCAGCAAGCACCGCACCTCGCCAGCTAAAAGCGAAAGTAATGCCAAACCAGTCATACAGACGTTCGCCGATAAATCCACGTCGGCCCATTGAAATCAACAGCAAATAGCCCACCACGACTGGCGGTAACACCAGTGGCAGATGTAAGACACTGTCTAACAGAGCTTTGCCTGGGAAGGTACAACGCACCAGCAACCAGGCAAAAAAGATCCCAAACGGCAGGCTGAAAAGCACGGCCAGGGATGAAACTTTCAGGCTGAGTAAAACGGCCTGCCATTCTGGATCGGTCAGAATCATTACTTAGTTGTAAATCCGTAACGTTTAAAGATTTCAGCCGCTTGCGGCCCTTTCAGATAGTCATAAAACGCGGCTACCGTTGGGTTGTTGTGCCCTTTCACAATAGCAACCGGGTACTCTACTTTTTTATGAGTATCTTCCGGGAAGGTAGCTACGACTTTCACGCCTTTGCTGGCAACCGCATCAGAACCATAAACAATGCCCAGTGGCGCTTCATTGCGCTCTACCAGTGCCAGCGCACCGCGAACATCTTCTGCCGGAGCAAGTTTGCCTGAAAGGGTATCCCATGCGCCCAGTTTTTGCAGCGCTTCTTTGGCATAAATTCCGGCAGGAACGTGCTCAGGATCACCAACAGCCAGTCGTCCGCCATGTAACAACGTTGTCCAGTTTGTTTCTTTGTTGATGGTAAAATCTTGTTGCTCACTGGATTTCGGCGCGACAACTACAAGGCTATTACCTAGCAGAGTTTCACGTGTGGCCGTATCGATGGCTTTTTTATCGACGGCATAATCCATCCATTTTTGATCAGCAGAAATAAATAGATCAGCAGGAGCTCCCGCTTCAATCTGACGAGCCAGTGTCGAGGAAGAGGCAAAAGAGGAAACAACATCCACGTGTTTCTCTTTTTGGTATTGCGTTGCAATATCCTGCATCGCGTTAGTCAGCGAAGCCGCTGCAAAAACGGTTATTTTAGCGTCATCCGCTAATGCATGACTTGCAACACTTAAAGACAGTGCAGCTCCGGCAAAAAGGTGTAACCATTTCTTCTGTGCCATGATAAATCCTTATCCGTTTCGTTATGTTCGTCAGAATATAACGGTAATCTCAGGATTTTCCTAGGGGGTTGTTAACCCTGGCAGGCACTGCGGTGAAATAAGGGAATAATGAAAACGCCCGACTGAGCGGGCGTTAAGGGAAAATCAATGATTTTGTCTGGACTGGTCTTTCTGACCGATGCCGGAGAAAATGTTAAACACTTCACCAAGACCGTAGATCAAACCCAGGATGATTGCCATCACAATAGGTACCATGATTACGGCGAAAACCAGACTTTTCAATAACTCTAACATGGTTAACTCCAGATGTAGTCCTTTGTTTATTCTAACCGTATAACGCAGAAAAGCACTCCCCTTTTGTGCGGTCGTCTTTGCGCGACAGTGGTTTTCCGTCACAATAGTCTTTTTATCAGGACATTGTTATGCAGGCCGAAATCCTTCTTACCCTGAAACTTCAGCAAAAATTGTTCGCCGATCCGCGCCGGATTTCGCTACTAAAACACATCGCACTTTCTGGTTCTATCAGCCAGGGAGCGAAAGATGCAGGAATCAGCTATAAAAGCGCCTGGGATGCCATCAACGAAATGAACAAACTGAGCGAGCATTCGTTGGTTGACCGCGCTACTGGCGGAAAAGGCGGTGGTGGTGCGGTACTGACTCGTTACGGTCAGCGACTGATTCAGCTTTATGATTTGTTGGCACAAATTCAACAAAAAGCATTCGATGTTTTAAGCGATGACGATGCTCTGCCACTCGATAGCCTGCTGGCGGCGATCTCCCGTTTTTCCCTGCAAACCAGCGCCCGTAATCAGTGGTTTGGCACCATAACTGCCCGCGATCACCATCAAGTACAGGAACATGTCGATGTATTACTGGCTGATGGAAAAACGCGATTAAAAGTCGCTATCACCGCTCGTAGTAGTGAGCGCCTTGGTCTGGAAGAAGGTAAAGAAGTTCTGATTCTGCTTAAAGCACCGTGGGTCGGTATTACTCAGGAGACGAGTGTTGCCATGGCTGCTGACAACCAGTTGCCGGGTATTATTAGTTATATAGAACGAGGCGAGGAGCAGTGCGAAGTGTTGATGACGTTACCAGATGGACAAACACTTTGTGCCACCGTACCGACAGAAAAATCGGCAAACCTACAAGAAGGTAGTTCTGTGACTGCATATTTTAATGCCGACCGGGTGATTATCGCGACCTTGTGCTAAGCACATTGACAATCTTTGCTGGAACACGTATCCCTGTCAGTAATCGCTGCAAAAAATGGGATATAAAATGTCATCGTTGCAAATTTTGCAAGGCACGTTTCGTCTTGGCGACACAAAAACGCTGCAATTGCCTCAGCTAACGTTAAACGCGGGTGATAGTTGGGCGTTTGTCGGTTCTAATGGCAGCGGGAAATCGGCGCTGGCCCGCGCGCTGGCGGGGGAACTTCCGCTTTTGAAAGGTGAACGGCAAAGTCAGTTTTCCCATATTACTCGTCTCTCCTTCGAGCAATTGCAAAAGCTCGTCAGCGACGAATGGCTGCGGAATAACACCGATATGCTCGCCCCTGGCGAAGATGACACCGGACGGACTACGGCTGAAATCATTCAGGATGAAGTAAAGGATGCACCGCGTTGCATACAACTGGCGCAGCAGTTCGGTATTACCGCCCTCCTCGACCGACGCTTTAAATACCTTTCCACTGGCGAGACGCGAAAAACCCTGCTGTGTCAGGCGCTGATGTCGGAGCCAGACTTGTTGATTCTTGATGAGCCGTTCGATGGCCTGGATGTTGCCTCACGTCAGCAGCTGGCTGAGCGACTCGCCTCGTTACATCAGTCCGGTATTACTCTGGTACTGGTGCTCAATCGCTTCGATGAGATCCCGGAATTTGTCCAGTTTGCTGGCGTGCTGGCGGATTGCACGTTAGCGGAAACTGGCGCTAAAGAGGAACTGCTCCAACAAGCACTCGTCGCGCAACTGGCACATAGCGAACAGCTTGAAGGTGTGCAACTGCCGGAGCCAGATGAACCTTCAGCACGTCACGCCTTACCCGCCAACGAACCGCGCATTGTGCTGAAAAATGGCGTGGTTTCTTATAACGATCGCCCCATTCTTAATAACCTTAGCTGGCAGGTGAATCCAGGCGAACACTGGCAAATTGTCGGGCCAAATGGCGCGGGAAAATCGACGCTATTAAGCCTGATTACTGGCGATCATCCGCAAGGTTACAGCAACGATTTAACGCTTTTTGGACGACGTCGCGGCAGCGGCGAAACCATCTGGGATATCAAAAAGCATATCGGTTACGTCAGCAGTAGTTTGCATCTGGATTACCGGGTCAGCACTACCGTGCGTAATGTGATCCTTTCTGGCTATTTTGATTCGATTGGCATTTATCAGGCTGTTTCAGATCGCCAGCAAAAACTGGTGCAGCAGTGGCTGGATATTCTCGGCATTGATAAACGCACGGCTGACGCGCCTTACCATAGTCTTTCCTGGGGACAGCAACGTCTGGCGCTGATCGTTCGCGCACTGGTGAAGCATCCGACTTTGCTTATTCTTGATGAACCTTTACAGGGACTTGATCCACTCAATCGCCAGCTTATCCGCCGTTTTGTTGATGTGCTGATTAGCGAAGGTGAAACGCAATTATTGTTTGTTTCACACCACGCCGAAGATGCGCCCGCCTGTATTTCCCATCGTCTTGAGTTCGTGCCGGACGGTGACCTCTATCGTTATGCGCTGACAAAAATAAACTGAGTCGGTAATGCTGACTGTACCGGAGGCGGCCTTAGCGCCCTCTCCGGCCTAAAGTTCGACACATCCAGGAATGAAACCGCGACTTTTTTCAGATAAAAAGCGCAATCATTCATAAACCCTCTGTTTTATAATCACTTAATCGCGCATAAAAAACGGCTAAACTCTTGTGTAAACGATTCCACTAATTTATTCCATGTCACACTTTTCGCATCTTTGTTATGCTATGGTTATTTCATACCATAAGCCTAATGGAGCGAATTATGAGAGTTCTGGTTACCGGTGGTAGCGGTTACATTGGAAGTCATACCTGTGTGCAATTACTGCAAAACGGTCATGATGTCATCATTCTTGATAACCTCTGTAACAGTAAGCGCAGCGTACTGCCTGTTATCGAGCGTTTAGGCGGCAAACATCCAACGTTTGTTGAAGGCGATATCCGTAACGAAGCGTTGATGACCGAAATCCTGCACGATCACGCTATCGACACCGTGATCCACTTCGCCGGGCTGAAAGCCGTTGGCGAATCGGTACAAAAACCGCTGGAATATTACGACAACAATGTCAACGGCACCCTGCGCCTGATTAGCGCCATGCGCGCCGCTAACGTCAAAAACTTTATCTTCAGCTCCTCCGCCACCGTTTATGGCGATCAGCCCAAAATTCCATACGTTGAAAGCTTCCCGACCGGCACGCCACAAAGTCCTTACGGCAAAAGCAAGCTGATGGTGGAACAGATCCTCACCGATCTGCAAAAAGCCCAGCCGGACTGGAGCATTGCCCTGCTGCGCTATTTCAACCCGGTTGGCGCGCATCCGTCGGGTGATATGGGCGAAGATCCGCAAGGTATTCCGAATAACCTGATGCCATACATCGCCCAGGTTGCTGTAGGCCGTCGCGACTCGCTGGCGATTTTTGGTAACGATTATCCGACCGAAGATGGTACTGGCGTGCGTGATTACATCCACGTAATGGATCTGGCGGACGGACACGTCGTGGCGATGGAAAAACTGGCGAACAAGCCAGGCGTACACATCTACAACCTCGGCGCTGGCGTAGGCAGCAGCGTGCTGGACGTGGTGAATGCCTTCAGTAAAGCCTGCGGCAAACCGGTTAATTATCATTTTGCACCGCGTCGCGAGGGCGACCTTCCGGCCTACTGGGCTGACGCCAGCAAAGCCGACCGTGAACTGAACTGGCGCGTAACGCGCACACTCGATGAAATGGCGCAGGACACCTGGCACTGGCAGTCACGCCATCCACAGGGATATCCCGATTAAGGAACGACCATGACGCAATTTAACCCCGTTGATCATCCACATCGCCGCTATAACCCGCTCACCGGGCAATGGATTCTGGTGTCACCGCACCGCGCTAAGCGCCCCTGGCAGGGGGCGCAGGAAACGCCAGCCAAACAGGTGTTACCTGCGCACGATCCAGATTGCTTCCTCTGCGCAGGTAATGTGCGGGTGACAGGCGATAAAAACCCCGATTACACCGGGACTTACGTTTTCACTAATGACTTTGCGGCCTTGATGTCTGACACGCCAGATGCGCCAGAAAGCAACGATCCTTTGATGCGTTGTCAGAGCGCGCGCGGTACCAGCCGGGTGATCTGCTTTTCACCGGATCACAGTAAAACGCTGCCAGAACTGAGCGTTGCGGCATTGACGGAAATCGTCAAAACCTGGCAGGAGCAAACCGCAGAACTGGGGAAAACATACCCGTGGGTGCAGGTCTTTGAAAACAAAGGCGCGGCGATGGGCTGCTCTAACCCGCATCCGCACGGACAGATTTGGGCAAATAGCTTCCTGCCTAACGAAGCTGAGCGCGAAGACCGCCTGCAAAAAGAATATTTCGCCGGGCAGAAATCACCAATGCTGGTGGATTATGTTCAGCGCGAGCTGGCAGACGGTAGCCGTACCGTTGTCGAAACCGAACACTGGTTAGCCGTTGTGCCTTACTGGGCTGCCTGGCCGTTCGAAACGCTACTGCTGCCCAAAGCCCACGTTTTGCGGATCACCGATTTGACCGACGCCCAGCGCAGCGATTTGGCTCTGGCGTTGAAAAAGCTGACCAGCCGTTATGACAACCTCTTCCAGTGCTCCTTCCCCTATTCTATGGGCTGGCACGGCGCGCCATTTACTGGCGAAGAGAATCAACACTGGCAGCTGCACGCGCACTTTTATCCACCTCTGTTGCGCTCCGCCACCGTACGTAAATTTATGGTTGGTTATGAAATGCTGGCAGAAACCCAGCGTGACCTGACGGCTGAACAGGCAGCAGAGCGTTTGCGCGCAGTCAGCGATATCCATTTTCGCGAATCCGGAGTGTAAGTAATGAGTCTGAAAGAAAAAACACAATCTCTGTTTGCCAATGCATTTGGCTACCCTGCCACTCATACCATTCAGGCGCCTGGCCGCGTGAATCTTATTGGCGAACACACCGACTACAACGACGGTTTCGTTCTGCCCTGCGCAATTGATTATCAAACCGTCATTAGCTGTGCGCCACGTGATGACCGTAACGTTCGCGTGATGGCAGCCGATTATGAAAATCAGCTTGACGAGTTTTCCCTCGATGCGCCCATTGTCGCGCATGAAAACTATCAATGGGCTAACTACGTTCGTGGCGTGGTGAAACATCTGCAACTGCGTAACAACAGCTTCGGCGGCGTGGACATGGTGATCAGCGGCAATGTGCCGCAGGGTGCCGGGTTAAGTTCTTCCGCTTCACTGGAAGTCGCGGTCGGAACCGTATTGCAGCAGCTTTATCATCTGCCGCTGGACGGCGCACAAATCGCGCTTAACGGTCAGGAAGCAGAAAACCAGTTTGTAGGCTGTAACTGCGGGATCATGGATCAGCTAATTTCCGCGCTCGGCAAGAAAAATCATGCCTTGCTGATCGATTGCCGCTCACTGGGGACCAAAGCAGTTTCCATGCCGAAAGGTGTGGCTGTCGTCATCATCAACAGTAACTTCAAACGTACCCTGGTTGGCAGCGAATACAACACCCGTCGTGAACAGTGCGAAACCGGCGCGCGTTTCTTCCAGCAGCCAGCCCTGCGCGATGTCACTATTGAGGAGTTCAACGCTGTTGCACATGAACTGGACCCGATCGTGGCGAAACGCGTGCGTCATATCCTGACTGAAAACGCCCGTACCGTTGAAGCTGCCAGCGCACTGGAGCAAGGCGACCTGAAACGTATGGGCGAGTTGATGGCGGAGTCTCATGCTTCTATGCGCGATGATTTCGAAATCACCGTGCCGCAAATTGACACTCTGGTAGAAATCGTCAAAGCTGTGATTGGCGACAAAGGTGGCGTACGCATGACCGGCGGCGGATTTGGCGGCTGTATCGTCGCACTGATCCCGGAAGAGCTGGTGCCTGCCGTACAGCAGGCTGTCGCTGAACAATATGAAGCAAAAACAGGTATTAAAGAGACTTTTTACGTTTGTAAACCATCACAAGGAGCAGGACAGTGCTGAACGAAACTCCCGCACTGGCACCCGATGGTCAGCCGTACCGACTGTTAACTTTGCGTAACAACGCAGGGATGGTAGTCACGCTGATGGACTGGGGTGCGACTTTACTTTCCGCCCGTATTCCGCTTTCCGATGGCAGCGTCCGCGAGGCGCTGCTCGGCTGCGCCAGCCCGGAATGCTATCAGGATCAGGCCGCGTTTCTGGGGGCCTCTATTGGTCGTTATGCAAACCGTATCGCCAATAGTCGTTATACCTTTGACGATGAAACCGTAACACTTTCGCCAAGTCAGGGCGTTAACCAGCTGCACGGCGGCCCGGAAGGGTTCGACAAACGTCGCTGGCAGATTGTGAATCAGAACGATCGTCAGGTGCTATTTGCCCTGAGTTCAGAAGATGGCGATCAGGGCTTTCCGGGTAATCTCGGCGCGACAGTGCAGTATCGTCTGACCGACGATAACCGTATCTCCATTACTTATCGCGCCACGGTTGATAAACCTTGCCCGGTGAATATGACTAACCACGTCTATTTCAACCTCGACGGCGAGCAGTCTGACGTACGCAATCACAAGCTGCAGATTCTGGCAGACGAATATCTGCCGGTTGATGAAGGCGGCATTCCGCACGACGGCCTGAAATCTGTCGCCGGAACGTCTTTTGATTTCCGCAGCGCCAAAATCATCGCCAGTGAATTTCTTGCCGACGATGATCAGCGCAAAGTGAAAGGTTACGATCACGCGTACTTGTTACAG
Coding sequences:
- the modC gene encoding molybdenum ABC transporter ATP-binding protein ModC translates to MLELNFSQTLGNHCLSVNETLPATGITAIFGVSGAGKTSLINAISGLTRPQQGRIVLNGRVLNDCEKGICLTPEQRRVGYVFQDARLFPHYKVRGNLRYGMAKNMVSQFDKLVALLGIEALLDRLPGSLSGGEKQRVAIGRALLTAPELLLLDEPLASLDIPRKRELLPYLQRLTREINIPMLYVSHSLDEIQHLADRVMVLENGQVKAFGPLEEVWSSSVMHPWLPKEQQSTILKVYVLEHHPHYAMTALALGDQHLWVNKLDAPLQSTLRIRIQASDVSLVLQPPQHSSIRNILRAKVAHCYDDNGQVEVQLEVGGKTLWARISPWARDELAIKPGLWLYAQIKSVSITA
- the modB gene encoding molybdate ABC transporter permease subunit, which gives rise to MILTDPEWQAVLLSLKVSSLAVLFSLPFGIFFAWLLVRCTFPGKALLDSVLHLPLVLPPVVVGYLLLISMGRRGFIGERLYDWFGITFAFSWRGAVLAAAVMSFPLMVRAIRLALESVDIKLEQAARTLGAGRWRVFFTITLPLTLPGIIVGTVLAFARSLGEFGATITFVSNIPGETRTIPSAMYTLIQTPGGETGAARLCLLSIALAMISLLISEWLARVSRARTGR
- the modA gene encoding molybdate ABC transporter substrate-binding protein encodes the protein MAQKKWLHLFAGAALSLSVASHALADDAKITVFAAASLTNAMQDIATQYQKEKHVDVVSSFASSSTLARQIEAGAPADLFISADQKWMDYAVDKKAIDTATRETLLGNSLVVVAPKSSEQQDFTINKETNWTTLLHGGRLAVGDPEHVPAGIYAKEALQKLGAWDTLSGKLAPAEDVRGALALVERNEAPLGIVYGSDAVASKGVKVVATFPEDTHKKVEYPVAIVKGHNNPTVAAFYDYLKGPQAAEIFKRYGFTTK
- a CDS encoding AcrZ family multidrug efflux pump-associated protein, with translation MLELLKSLVFAVIMVPIVMAIILGLIYGLGEVFNIFSGIGQKDQSRQNH
- the modE gene encoding molybdenum-dependent transcriptional regulator; translated protein: MQAEILLTLKLQQKLFADPRRISLLKHIALSGSISQGAKDAGISYKSAWDAINEMNKLSEHSLVDRATGGKGGGGAVLTRYGQRLIQLYDLLAQIQQKAFDVLSDDDALPLDSLLAAISRFSLQTSARNQWFGTITARDHHQVQEHVDVLLADGKTRLKVAITARSSERLGLEEGKEVLILLKAPWVGITQETSVAMAADNQLPGIISYIERGEEQCEVLMTLPDGQTLCATVPTEKSANLQEGSSVTAYFNADRVIIATLC
- the modF gene encoding molybdate ABC transporter ATP-binding protein ModF is translated as MSSLQILQGTFRLGDTKTLQLPQLTLNAGDSWAFVGSNGSGKSALARALAGELPLLKGERQSQFSHITRLSFEQLQKLVSDEWLRNNTDMLAPGEDDTGRTTAEIIQDEVKDAPRCIQLAQQFGITALLDRRFKYLSTGETRKTLLCQALMSEPDLLILDEPFDGLDVASRQQLAERLASLHQSGITLVLVLNRFDEIPEFVQFAGVLADCTLAETGAKEELLQQALVAQLAHSEQLEGVQLPEPDEPSARHALPANEPRIVLKNGVVSYNDRPILNNLSWQVNPGEHWQIVGPNGAGKSTLLSLITGDHPQGYSNDLTLFGRRRGSGETIWDIKKHIGYVSSSLHLDYRVSTTVRNVILSGYFDSIGIYQAVSDRQQKLVQQWLDILGIDKRTADAPYHSLSWGQQRLALIVRALVKHPTLLILDEPLQGLDPLNRQLIRRFVDVLISEGETQLLFVSHHAEDAPACISHRLEFVPDGDLYRYALTKIN
- the galE gene encoding UDP-glucose 4-epimerase GalE, coding for MRVLVTGGSGYIGSHTCVQLLQNGHDVIILDNLCNSKRSVLPVIERLGGKHPTFVEGDIRNEALMTEILHDHAIDTVIHFAGLKAVGESVQKPLEYYDNNVNGTLRLISAMRAANVKNFIFSSSATVYGDQPKIPYVESFPTGTPQSPYGKSKLMVEQILTDLQKAQPDWSIALLRYFNPVGAHPSGDMGEDPQGIPNNLMPYIAQVAVGRRDSLAIFGNDYPTEDGTGVRDYIHVMDLADGHVVAMEKLANKPGVHIYNLGAGVGSSVLDVVNAFSKACGKPVNYHFAPRREGDLPAYWADASKADRELNWRVTRTLDEMAQDTWHWQSRHPQGYPD
- the galT gene encoding galactose-1-phosphate uridylyltransferase, giving the protein MTQFNPVDHPHRRYNPLTGQWILVSPHRAKRPWQGAQETPAKQVLPAHDPDCFLCAGNVRVTGDKNPDYTGTYVFTNDFAALMSDTPDAPESNDPLMRCQSARGTSRVICFSPDHSKTLPELSVAALTEIVKTWQEQTAELGKTYPWVQVFENKGAAMGCSNPHPHGQIWANSFLPNEAEREDRLQKEYFAGQKSPMLVDYVQRELADGSRTVVETEHWLAVVPYWAAWPFETLLLPKAHVLRITDLTDAQRSDLALALKKLTSRYDNLFQCSFPYSMGWHGAPFTGEENQHWQLHAHFYPPLLRSATVRKFMVGYEMLAETQRDLTAEQAAERLRAVSDIHFRESGV
- the galK gene encoding galactokinase; translation: MSLKEKTQSLFANAFGYPATHTIQAPGRVNLIGEHTDYNDGFVLPCAIDYQTVISCAPRDDRNVRVMAADYENQLDEFSLDAPIVAHENYQWANYVRGVVKHLQLRNNSFGGVDMVISGNVPQGAGLSSSASLEVAVGTVLQQLYHLPLDGAQIALNGQEAENQFVGCNCGIMDQLISALGKKNHALLIDCRSLGTKAVSMPKGVAVVIINSNFKRTLVGSEYNTRREQCETGARFFQQPALRDVTIEEFNAVAHELDPIVAKRVRHILTENARTVEAASALEQGDLKRMGELMAESHASMRDDFEITVPQIDTLVEIVKAVIGDKGGVRMTGGGFGGCIVALIPEELVPAVQQAVAEQYEAKTGIKETFYVCKPSQGAGQC
- the galM gene encoding galactose-1-epimerase → MLNETPALAPDGQPYRLLTLRNNAGMVVTLMDWGATLLSARIPLSDGSVREALLGCASPECYQDQAAFLGASIGRYANRIANSRYTFDDETVTLSPSQGVNQLHGGPEGFDKRRWQIVNQNDRQVLFALSSEDGDQGFPGNLGATVQYRLTDDNRISITYRATVDKPCPVNMTNHVYFNLDGEQSDVRNHKLQILADEYLPVDEGGIPHDGLKSVAGTSFDFRSAKIIASEFLADDDQRKVKGYDHAYLLQAKGDGKKVAAHVWSADEKLQLKVYTTAPALQFYSGNFLGGTPSRGTEPYADWQGLALESEFLPDSPNHPEWPQPDCFLRPGEEYSSMTEYQFIAE